One genomic segment of Panicum virgatum strain AP13 chromosome 2N, P.virgatum_v5, whole genome shotgun sequence includes these proteins:
- the LOC120662622 gene encoding glucan endo-1,3-beta-glucosidase GV-like encodes MCERGCGQLQHLGNAHAALASAGLAGSVRVSTALKMDAIDNTSPPSSGVFKDPAAMSPIVQFLAGNGAPLLANVYPYFAYEFSDGIDLNYALFQPSSTTVTDPANGLVYTNLFDAMVDAVRAALDKAGGGGVDVVVSESGWPSADGKGATVDNARTYNQNLINHAGKGTPRKPGAMEVYVFAMFNEDQKDGDPTEKKFGLFNPDKTPVYPINFAGN; translated from the exons ATGTGTGAACGGGGCTGTGGTCAACTGC AACATTTGGGGAACGCGCACGCCGCGCTCGCGtccgccggcctcgccggcaGCGTCCGGGTGTCCACGGCGTTGAAGATGGACGCGATTGACaacacctcgccgccgtccagcgGCGTGTTCAAGGACCCCGCCGCGATGTCGCCCATCGTGCAGTTCCTCGCCGGCAACggcgcgccgctgctcgccaACGTGTACCCTTACTTCGCGTACGAGTTCAGCGACGGTATCGACCTGAACTACGCGCTGTTCCAGCCGAGCTCCACGACGGTGACGGACCCCGCCAACGGGCTGGTGTACACGAATCTCTTCGACGCGATGGTGGACGCCGTCCGCGCCGCGCTGGACaaggccggcggaggcggcgtcgaCGTCGTGGT GTCGGAGAGCGGCTGGCCGTCCGCCGACGGGAAGGGCGCCACCGTGGACAACGCGCGGACGTACAACCAGAACCTTATCAACCATGCCGGCAAGGGCACACCGAGGAAGCCGGGAGCTATGGAGGTGTACGTGTTCGCCATGTTTAACGAGGACCAGAAGGACGGCGACCCAACGGAAAAGAAGTTTGGGCTCTTCAATCCGGACAAGACACCTGTTTACCCTATTAATTTCGCAGGAAACTGA